From a region of the Pseudodesulfovibrio senegalensis genome:
- a CDS encoding NUDIX domain-containing protein, whose protein sequence is MQNKQPRNPYPTVDGIILVPGASAHADGVVLIERRNPPFGWALPGGFVDYGESCEHAVVREMKEETNLDVVLTGLLGVYSDPSRDPRFHTMSVVYTAVARDVSLIEAGDDAGQARIFPLDDLPDLAFDHGRILSDYMNGPHALNRAAANKK, encoded by the coding sequence AAGCAGCCCAGAAACCCCTATCCCACGGTGGACGGCATAATCCTCGTGCCGGGGGCGTCCGCCCATGCGGATGGCGTGGTGCTCATTGAACGGCGCAACCCTCCCTTTGGCTGGGCGTTGCCCGGCGGTTTCGTGGATTACGGGGAATCCTGCGAACACGCCGTGGTGCGCGAAATGAAAGAAGAGACCAACCTCGACGTGGTGCTGACCGGGTTGCTGGGTGTGTATTCCGATCCGTCGCGGGACCCGCGTTTTCATACCATGAGTGTGGTCTACACGGCGGTGGCACGGGACGTATCCCTGATTGAAGCTGGAGACGACGCCGGACAGGCGCGCATATTCCCCCTGGACGATTTGCCCGATCTGGCCTTTGATCATGGCCGGATTCTTTCGGATTACATGAACGGTCCGCATGCCCTGAACCGGGCGGCGGCCAACAAAAAATAA
- the kdsB gene encoding 3-deoxy-manno-octulosonate cytidylyltransferase: MSMFPLCHGIIPARFESSRFPGKPLAELLGKPMFWHVYDRARQCEQLQSVTLATDDERIFKAAEALNVPVVMTAADHASGTDRVLEAARKIGVGDDEVVVNIQGDEPALEPAMLTELLSPFERETTMIATLVSGMNAQEAASPDRVKAVVSQDGRALYFSRAMVPFDRDGGQGTFHLHIGVYAFRMEALARFGELPPSPLEQRERLEQLRFLENGYDIHVTETAHACHGVDRPEDLETVIRILEQK; this comes from the coding sequence ATGAGCATGTTCCCACTCTGTCACGGCATCATTCCCGCGCGCTTCGAGTCCTCGCGCTTTCCCGGCAAACCCCTTGCGGAATTGCTGGGGAAACCCATGTTCTGGCACGTCTATGACCGGGCGCGCCAGTGCGAACAGCTGCAAAGCGTGACCCTGGCGACCGACGACGAACGGATTTTCAAGGCCGCAGAGGCTCTGAATGTCCCCGTGGTCATGACCGCTGCCGACCATGCCAGCGGCACGGACCGCGTTCTCGAAGCGGCACGGAAGATCGGCGTGGGAGACGATGAAGTGGTGGTCAACATTCAGGGCGACGAACCCGCGCTGGAACCGGCCATGCTCACGGAGCTGCTCTCGCCCTTTGAACGCGAAACAACCATGATCGCCACACTGGTGAGCGGCATGAACGCTCAGGAAGCCGCCTCCCCGGACCGGGTCAAGGCCGTGGTTTCGCAGGACGGCAGGGCATTGTATTTTTCCCGGGCCATGGTCCCCTTTGACCGCGACGGCGGACAGGGAACGTTTCATCTGCACATCGGAGTCTACGCCTTCCGCATGGAAGCGCTGGCCCGATTCGGCGAACTGCCGCCAAGTCCGCTGGAGCAGAGGGAACGGCTCGAACAATTGCGTTTTCTCGAAAACGGGTACGACATCCACGTCACCGAAACAGCACACGCCTGCCATGGCGTGGACCGGCCCGAAGACCTTGAAACAGTCATCAGAATTCTGGAGCAGAAGTAA
- a CDS encoding 3-deoxy-D-manno-octulosonic acid transferase, protein MSLQSMALGTYDLLWRAATPLLRHHSRLHDGFGQRTLENDLPARADIWIQGASGGESYLTWELVRELKNPFSSRPLNVLATTNTRQGMEILERAARETHDNKKGVTLQPRYFPFDAPRIMQTALRHVRPKVVVILETEIWPGFLHACRQQGTKVLLANGRMNPRSLAGYLAARKPLRALAPDRILAVSERDAKRFATLFGKDRVQTMANMKFDRMRAPAGNPRSDNPLREIIAPNARFVVLGSVREQEESEIGRLTARLHRKAPDAVLGLFPRHMERIDAWKERLDQHGIPWKLRSKQTGPAEPGTTLLWDTFGELVPAYALAKAAFVGGSLAPLGGQNFLEPLTCGITPVTGPSLHNFAWVGTEIFESGLAIRADDADGVCQALLRLLDNPPRPADVKKAVHAYIRSRRGGAKTVSKHIAQFMNND, encoded by the coding sequence ATGAGCCTGCAATCCATGGCGCTGGGGACCTACGACCTTCTCTGGCGTGCAGCGACTCCCCTGTTGCGCCATCATTCCCGCCTGCACGACGGATTCGGACAGCGCACCCTGGAAAACGACCTGCCCGCTCGCGCCGACATCTGGATCCAGGGCGCCAGCGGCGGCGAATCCTATCTCACGTGGGAACTGGTACGCGAACTGAAAAATCCGTTCTCCTCCCGCCCCCTGAACGTGCTGGCCACCACCAACACCAGACAGGGCATGGAAATCCTCGAACGCGCGGCACGGGAAACGCACGACAACAAAAAAGGCGTCACCCTGCAACCCCGCTATTTTCCATTCGATGCCCCGCGCATCATGCAGACCGCCCTGCGCCACGTGCGCCCCAAAGTGGTGGTCATACTCGAAACCGAAATCTGGCCCGGTTTCCTGCACGCCTGCCGGCAACAGGGAACCAAGGTGCTGCTGGCCAACGGACGCATGAACCCGCGCAGCCTTGCCGGATACCTTGCGGCCCGCAAGCCCTTGCGCGCGCTGGCACCGGACAGGATTCTGGCCGTTTCCGAACGGGATGCCAAGCGGTTCGCCACCCTGTTCGGCAAAGATCGGGTGCAGACCATGGCCAACATGAAATTCGACCGCATGCGCGCCCCGGCCGGAAATCCCCGGTCCGACAATCCGTTGCGGGAAATCATCGCCCCGAATGCGCGGTTCGTGGTACTCGGTTCCGTGCGCGAACAGGAGGAGTCCGAAATCGGACGGCTGACGGCCCGTCTGCACCGCAAGGCCCCGGACGCTGTCCTCGGCCTGTTTCCCCGGCACATGGAGCGCATCGACGCATGGAAGGAGCGGCTCGACCAGCACGGAATTCCATGGAAATTGCGTAGCAAGCAGACCGGACCGGCCGAACCGGGCACCACCCTGCTCTGGGATACGTTCGGCGAGTTGGTCCCGGCCTATGCCCTGGCAAAGGCCGCGTTCGTGGGCGGCAGCCTCGCGCCGCTGGGCGGACAGAATTTTCTGGAGCCGCTGACCTGCGGCATCACGCCGGTAACCGGGCCGAGCCTGCACAATTTCGCATGGGTGGGCACCGAGATATTCGAATCCGGCCTTGCGATCCGCGCGGACGATGCGGACGGCGTATGCCAAGCCCTGCTGCGGCTGTTGGACAATCCGCCGCGACCCGCGGATGTGAAGAAAGCGGTGCACGCATACATCCGTTCCCGCAGGGGCGGCGCCAAAACCGTAAGCAAACATATTGCCCAATTCATGAATAATGATTAA
- a CDS encoding HD domain-containing protein has translation MTHTTTTNHWTLPEPPPSRTDIPVPDEEQCLALWDRFEMLDNIRRHSTCVADVATFLAQKAKDQGHDVDVQLVRASALLHDIAKTYAILHGGNHSQLGGAWMQEVTGNPVLSSGVTHHVYWPFAIDLENHFPQLAVLYADKRVRHDTVVSIADRFEDLIERYGSTEYIRRRIQATMDQALEVETAFTRFIKVDLNEHTFDCGRME, from the coding sequence ATGACTCATACGACAACCACAAACCATTGGACCTTGCCCGAGCCCCCGCCGTCCAGGACCGACATTCCGGTTCCGGATGAAGAACAATGCCTTGCGCTCTGGGACAGGTTTGAAATGCTCGACAATATCCGCAGGCACAGCACCTGCGTGGCGGATGTGGCCACCTTTCTGGCACAAAAGGCAAAGGATCAGGGGCATGACGTGGACGTGCAGCTTGTTCGTGCTTCGGCCCTGTTGCACGACATCGCCAAAACCTACGCCATCCTGCACGGCGGCAACCACAGCCAGCTCGGCGGGGCGTGGATGCAGGAAGTGACCGGAAACCCGGTACTTTCCTCGGGCGTAACCCACCACGTCTACTGGCCGTTCGCCATCGACCTCGAAAATCACTTTCCCCAACTCGCCGTGCTGTATGCGGACAAACGCGTCCGCCACGACACCGTGGTTTCCATTGCCGACCGCTTCGAGGATCTCATCGAACGCTACGGCAGCACCGAATACATACGCAGGCGCATACAAGCAACAATGGACCAGGCTCTGGAGGTTGAAACGGCCTTCACCCGGTTCATCAAGGTAGATCTCAATGAACATACTTTTGATTGCGGGCGGATGGAGTAG
- the hypD gene encoding hydrogenase formation protein HypD, whose product MNIDLIKEFRDPELCKGLLETLDRELDDELRFMEVCGTHTVAIFQSGLRSLLPDKVVHLSGPGCPVCVTHESEVNAFLDLAEHDDVIIATFGDLMRVPGHGGRNLKAAQADGASVSVIYSPFDALKLAAENPDKTVVFLGVGFETTAPTIAATMVMARKQGLKNFMVLPFHKTVPTALGALLDDASTRIDGFILPGHVSTVIGMEPYEFIATDYDRSAVITGFEPADILKSLVDMVRWRNEGTAKVTNNYRRAVADTGNAKAREVLYSVFEPCDALWRGIGLIPGSGLKIRDEWTDMDAIVKYGIEITEVPPLPGCRCGDVLKGVITPDQCPLFKKVCTPAKPVGPCMVSTEGSCAAYYKYKVD is encoded by the coding sequence TTGAATATTGATCTCATCAAGGAGTTTCGGGACCCGGAGCTCTGCAAGGGGTTGCTGGAAACCCTGGACAGGGAACTGGACGATGAACTTCGGTTCATGGAGGTGTGCGGCACGCATACCGTGGCCATTTTCCAGAGCGGACTTCGTTCCCTGTTGCCGGACAAGGTTGTGCATCTGAGCGGACCGGGCTGTCCCGTGTGCGTGACGCACGAATCCGAGGTGAACGCGTTTCTGGATCTGGCCGAGCACGACGACGTGATCATCGCCACCTTCGGTGATCTCATGCGCGTTCCCGGCCATGGCGGCCGCAACCTGAAGGCCGCGCAGGCAGATGGCGCCAGCGTGAGCGTCATCTATTCGCCGTTCGATGCCCTGAAACTGGCCGCGGAAAATCCGGACAAGACCGTGGTTTTCCTTGGAGTGGGCTTTGAGACCACGGCTCCGACCATCGCGGCCACCATGGTCATGGCCCGCAAGCAGGGGCTGAAGAATTTCATGGTCCTGCCGTTTCACAAGACCGTGCCCACGGCGCTGGGCGCATTGCTGGACGATGCCTCCACGCGCATCGACGGTTTCATCCTGCCCGGGCACGTGTCCACGGTCATCGGCATGGAACCCTACGAGTTCATTGCCACGGATTATGACCGCAGCGCGGTGATCACCGGGTTTGAACCTGCGGATATTCTCAAGTCGCTGGTGGACATGGTCCGCTGGCGCAACGAGGGCACCGCAAAGGTGACCAACAACTACAGGCGTGCCGTGGCCGACACGGGCAATGCCAAGGCCCGCGAGGTTCTGTACTCCGTGTTCGAGCCGTGCGATGCCCTGTGGCGCGGCATCGGGCTGATCCCGGGCAGCGGCCTGAAGATTCGCGACGAGTGGACGGACATGGACGCCATAGTCAAGTACGGCATCGAGATCACGGAAGTGCCGCCCCTGCCGGGGTGCCGGTGCGGCGATGTCCTCAAGGGCGTGATCACTCCGGACCAGTGTCCGCTGTTCAAGAAAGTCTGCACACCGGCCAAACCCGTGGGACCGTGCATGGTCTCCACGGAGGGCAGCTGTGCGGCATACTACAAATACAAGGTTGACTGA
- the carA gene encoding glutamine-hydrolyzing carbamoyl-phosphate synthase small subunit, translated as MKAILALEDGTIFKGTSFTGEGEACGEVIFNTGMTGYQEILTDPSYTGQMVCMTYPLIGNYGINAEDVESRSVQASGFIVKECCKRPSNWRSTMSLPDYLTEAGVMGIEGIDTRALTRHLRINGAMRGFMATGDAAVNDLIEKAKAVPSMEGQNLADRVSSSSPYGWVDGKPRQFQSLDEASWNGSGPKLIVYDFGVKWNILRWLEEEGFDILVVPSDCKPAEVRNMNPDAIFLSNGPGDPAVVENGVEAARDLCQDYPVAGICLGHQILGLAMGGSTYKLKFGHHGCNHPVMDLTTEKIEVSSQNHGFCVDISGLNFLQATHINLNDKTLEGFAHKEKPILAIQYHPEAAPGPHDSRYFFTRFREMVRTESGK; from the coding sequence ATGAAAGCTATTCTGGCCCTTGAAGACGGCACGATTTTCAAAGGCACCTCGTTCACCGGAGAGGGCGAGGCCTGCGGCGAAGTCATCTTCAACACCGGGATGACCGGCTACCAGGAAATCCTCACAGACCCGTCCTATACCGGACAAATGGTCTGCATGACCTATCCGCTCATCGGTAACTACGGAATCAATGCCGAAGACGTGGAATCGCGCTCGGTGCAAGCCTCGGGCTTCATCGTCAAGGAGTGCTGCAAGCGCCCCAGCAACTGGCGTTCCACCATGTCCCTGCCCGATTACCTCACCGAAGCCGGGGTCATGGGCATCGAAGGCATCGACACCCGCGCCCTGACCCGGCATCTGCGCATCAACGGCGCCATGCGAGGTTTCATGGCCACGGGCGACGCCGCCGTCAACGATCTGATCGAAAAGGCCAAGGCAGTGCCCTCCATGGAAGGCCAGAACCTTGCGGACCGCGTGTCCTCTTCCTCCCCCTATGGGTGGGTGGACGGCAAGCCCCGTCAGTTCCAATCCCTTGACGAAGCCAGCTGGAACGGCAGCGGTCCCAAGCTGATCGTCTATGATTTCGGGGTCAAATGGAACATCCTGCGTTGGCTTGAAGAAGAAGGATTCGATATTCTGGTGGTTCCTTCGGACTGCAAGCCCGCGGAAGTGCGCAACATGAATCCCGACGCCATCTTCCTTTCCAACGGCCCGGGAGACCCGGCCGTGGTGGAAAACGGCGTGGAAGCCGCGCGCGACCTGTGCCAGGACTATCCGGTGGCAGGCATCTGCCTCGGTCACCAGATTCTGGGGCTGGCCATGGGCGGCAGCACATACAAGCTCAAATTCGGACACCATGGCTGCAACCATCCGGTCATGGACCTGACTACCGAAAAAATCGAAGTTTCGTCCCAAAACCACGGATTCTGCGTGGATATAAGCGGCTTGAATTTTTTGCAGGCCACGCATATCAATCTGAATGACAAGACACTTGAAGGCTTTGCGCACAAGGAAAAACCGATTCTGGCCATCCAGTATCACCCGGAAGCAGCACCCGGCCCGCACGACAGCCGGTACTTCTTCACCCGCTTCCGGGAAATGGTTCGCACGGAAAGCGGCAAATAG
- a CDS encoding TusE/DsrC/DsvC family sulfur relay protein, whose translation MAVVEFQGKSFEVDEDGFLQRFEDWTPEWVDYIKDTEGIKEMTDDHQKVIDFLQDYYKKNGIAPMVRILSKVTGFKLKQIYELFPSGPGKGACKMAGLPKPTGCV comes from the coding sequence ATGGCTGTTGTTGAATTTCAGGGCAAATCGTTCGAGGTAGATGAAGACGGCTTCCTGCAGCGCTTTGAGGACTGGACCCCCGAATGGGTCGATTACATCAAGGACACTGAAGGCATCAAGGAAATGACCGACGATCACCAGAAGGTCATCGACTTCCTGCAGGACTACTACAAGAAGAACGGCATTGCCCCGATGGTGCGCATTCTTTCGAAGGTCACCGGCTTCAAGCTGAAGCAGATCTACGAACTGTTCCCGTCCGGACCCGGCAAGGGAGCCTGCAAAATGGCTGGCCTGCCCAAGCCCACCGGTTGCGTCTAG
- a CDS encoding tetratricopeptide repeat protein — protein sequence MSAELITARKKLSSVSTNLKKGKYMPAVQAVHDGLLTMLRQSLMKSERTEFEELLKKVAYSLNSDDNLRKVYPLVINYEPGKEKVFLDAMVELLRLLQEKMNEDAQLDIAAIEARKRKDLAEGQKHLDNQSFDKAKSVFDKLIGDFGSDIDLKADIADRYLKAERYQEAFNLLDDALRDDPNAIFLYNRIGIVLRKMKDFETAEKYYLKALAICQDDEYLLFNMGRLYFDWKKWPKMAKAAERAMDINPDFKEAAKMKAFALKKMG from the coding sequence ATGTCCGCTGAGTTGATCACTGCACGAAAAAAACTGTCTTCGGTTTCCACCAACCTGAAAAAAGGCAAATACATGCCCGCTGTTCAGGCCGTTCACGACGGCCTGCTCACCATGCTCAGGCAATCGCTCATGAAGAGTGAACGCACGGAATTTGAAGAACTGCTCAAAAAGGTCGCCTACAGCCTCAATTCGGACGACAATCTGCGCAAGGTTTATCCGCTGGTCATCAACTACGAACCGGGCAAGGAAAAGGTCTTTCTCGATGCCATGGTGGAATTGCTCCGCCTGCTTCAGGAAAAGATGAACGAAGACGCGCAGCTGGACATCGCGGCCATCGAAGCGCGCAAGCGCAAGGATCTTGCCGAAGGCCAGAAGCATCTGGACAACCAGTCGTTCGACAAGGCCAAATCCGTTTTCGACAAGCTCATCGGTGACTTCGGCAGCGACATCGACCTCAAGGCCGACATTGCGGACCGCTACCTCAAGGCCGAACGCTATCAGGAAGCCTTCAACCTGCTGGACGACGCCCTGCGCGACGATCCCAACGCCATCTTCCTCTACAACCGCATCGGCATCGTCCTGCGCAAGATGAAGGACTTTGAAACCGCCGAGAAATACTATCTCAAGGCACTGGCCATCTGTCAGGACGACGAGTATCTGCTCTTCAACATGGGCAGGCTCTATTTCGACTGGAAAAAATGGCCCAAGATGGCCAAGGCCGCTGAACGCGCCATGGATATCAATCCCGACTTCAAGGAAGCCGCCAAGATGAAGGCCTTTGCCCTCAAGAAAATGGGCTGA
- the pdxA gene encoding 4-hydroxythreonine-4-phosphate dehydrogenase PdxA: MSMKTICVTLGDPGGLGPELVQRCLSGRTDARYLMVGPESCLKRLLEQGQTPFWTRIAEPGELPNSGGVFLLEPPQLARIGFPEGAPSMEGGLAAGVALEKAVDLLQSGVAHGLLTCPLNKAMLQKAGFDFPGHTEFLATRLGVGPEGVCMHLCGHDPDNADRPLLRVSLVTTHPRLADVPGLVTRERILRCLRLTRKFLDGICLSGPIAVCGVNPHAGESGRIGDEEIKTVGPALEAANDEGLNVEGPIPADTVFHFAASGKYPAVLAMYHDQGLGPLKLLHFGEAVNVTLGLPYPRTSPDHGTGYDVVGTGKASTKSFEAALDMVLRMTGACGGPA, from the coding sequence ATGAGCATGAAAACCATTTGCGTGACGTTGGGCGATCCCGGCGGACTGGGGCCGGAATTGGTGCAGCGTTGCCTGTCCGGGCGGACCGATGCCCGGTATCTGATGGTGGGACCGGAGTCCTGCCTGAAACGGCTTCTTGAGCAGGGGCAGACTCCTTTCTGGACGCGCATAGCCGAACCCGGCGAATTGCCGAACAGCGGCGGTGTGTTTCTGCTGGAACCGCCGCAGTTGGCGCGGATCGGCTTTCCCGAAGGCGCTCCTTCCATGGAGGGAGGACTGGCCGCCGGCGTTGCGCTGGAAAAGGCCGTGGACCTGCTGCAATCAGGCGTTGCGCATGGCCTGCTGACCTGCCCGCTGAACAAGGCCATGTTGCAAAAGGCGGGTTTCGATTTCCCCGGGCATACGGAATTTCTGGCCACCCGGCTGGGCGTTGGGCCGGAGGGCGTGTGCATGCACCTGTGCGGCCACGACCCGGACAATGCCGATCGCCCGCTGCTGCGCGTGAGTCTCGTGACCACGCATCCCCGGCTTGCGGACGTGCCCGGTCTGGTCACCCGTGAGCGTATTTTGCGCTGCCTGCGCCTGACCCGGAAATTTCTGGATGGCATCTGCCTGAGCGGTCCCATTGCCGTGTGCGGCGTGAACCCCCATGCCGGGGAGTCAGGGCGCATCGGCGACGAGGAGATCAAGACCGTGGGGCCTGCGTTGGAAGCTGCCAATGACGAGGGGTTGAACGTGGAAGGCCCCATTCCTGCGGACACGGTGTTTCATTTTGCGGCTTCGGGCAAGTATCCCGCGGTATTGGCCATGTACCATGATCAGGGGCTCGGCCCGCTCAAGCTGTTGCATTTCGGTGAGGCCGTGAATGTGACCCTTGGCCTGCCCTATCCGCGCACCTCCCCGGACCACGGCACCGGCTACGACGTGGTGGGCACGGGCAAGGCCTCGACAAAGAGCTTTGAGGCAGCGTTGGATATGGTGCTCCGCATGACCGGAGCCTGCGGAGGCCCGGCATGA
- the gmhB gene encoding D-glycero-beta-D-manno-heptose 1,7-bisphosphate 7-phosphatase encodes MNRRRFVLLDRDGTVIEDKHYLCDPEGVELLPGAVEGLRRMQDMGFGLALLTNQSGVGRGYFTEDDVHAVNNRLLSLLREQNVHIDAVYHCPHAPEEDCRCRKPEPGMMLQAAGELGFDPFESFMIGDKLADMQLGRNTGAVSILVRTGKGAQEEDACRGIADHVVDDLAQAADIIGRVCSKQAGRLDFPKRPQ; translated from the coding sequence ATGAACAGGCGGCGCTTCGTGTTGCTGGACAGGGACGGTACCGTCATCGAGGACAAACATTACCTGTGCGACCCGGAAGGCGTTGAACTGCTGCCCGGTGCAGTGGAAGGGTTGCGCCGCATGCAGGACATGGGCTTCGGGCTGGCCTTGCTCACCAATCAGAGCGGCGTGGGCCGGGGCTATTTCACGGAGGATGACGTGCATGCGGTCAACAACCGCCTGCTTTCCCTGTTGCGGGAGCAGAACGTGCACATTGACGCGGTGTATCATTGTCCGCACGCGCCCGAGGAAGACTGCCGCTGCCGGAAGCCCGAGCCGGGCATGATGCTGCAGGCCGCCGGGGAACTGGGATTCGATCCGTTCGAAAGTTTCATGATCGGCGACAAGCTCGCGGATATGCAACTGGGGCGCAATACCGGGGCCGTATCCATTCTGGTGCGCACGGGCAAGGGCGCGCAGGAGGAAGACGCCTGCCGAGGCATCGCCGATCATGTTGTGGATGACCTTGCGCAGGCTGCCGATATTATCGGGCGGGTGTGCAGCAAACAGGCCGGGCGGCTGGATTTCCCGAAGCGTCCCCAGTAA
- a CDS encoding D-alanine--D-alanine ligase family protein yields MNILLIAGGWSSEREVSLMGAANIRAALENLGHTVRDFDPAHELDDLTHRARKADFAFINMHGSPGEDGLVQAMLESADCPYQGAGPAPSFLALNKAAAKQIFRDNDIPTPDWHLLTAPLENDTDIPLDFPVFAKPNTGGSSVDMGIARNREELVRQTSIIFSHCDQALLEQYTPGTELTCGILGETPMPVILIRPKPGAEFFDYANKYDEDGAEEICPAPIDDALSKQIMELTVRGSKALGLTGYSRADFMLGEDGVPRMLEINTLPGMTTTSLVPRAAAAMGLSFEDLIAELIRLGLEERGRA; encoded by the coding sequence ATGAACATACTTTTGATTGCGGGCGGATGGAGTAGCGAACGGGAGGTCTCCCTCATGGGGGCCGCCAACATTCGCGCCGCGCTTGAAAATCTCGGCCACACGGTGCGCGACTTCGACCCGGCGCACGAATTGGACGATCTGACGCACCGCGCCCGCAAGGCGGACTTCGCCTTCATCAACATGCACGGCTCCCCGGGCGAGGACGGTCTTGTACAGGCCATGCTCGAAAGCGCGGACTGCCCGTATCAGGGCGCAGGTCCGGCGCCTTCCTTTCTGGCCCTGAACAAGGCCGCGGCCAAGCAGATATTCCGCGACAACGATATTCCCACGCCCGACTGGCACCTGCTGACCGCGCCACTTGAGAACGACACGGATATCCCTCTGGACTTCCCGGTATTTGCCAAACCCAACACGGGCGGGTCCAGCGTGGATATGGGCATTGCCCGCAACCGCGAGGAACTGGTCCGGCAAACCAGCATCATTTTCAGCCACTGCGATCAGGCCCTGCTGGAACAGTATACGCCGGGAACAGAACTCACCTGCGGCATTCTGGGCGAAACGCCCATGCCCGTCATCCTCATCCGGCCCAAACCGGGCGCGGAATTCTTCGACTACGCCAACAAGTACGACGAGGACGGGGCCGAGGAAATATGTCCGGCTCCCATTGACGACGCCCTGAGCAAACAGATCATGGAACTGACCGTCCGGGGCAGCAAGGCCCTCGGCCTGACCGGGTACAGCCGGGCCGACTTCATGCTGGGCGAGGACGGGGTTCCCCGCATGCTGGAAATCAACACCCTGCCCGGCATGACCACGACCAGCCTTGTTCCGCGCGCGGCAGCGGCCATGGGCCTGAGCTTCGAGGACCTCATCGCGGAACTGATACGGCTCGGGTTGGAAGAACGGGGACGCGCATGA
- a CDS encoding FAD-dependent oxidoreductase, with amino-acid sequence MGRALRYTELMHVHSCDILILGAGLSGLRAAWSITEQNPEISVTLVSANDGPSGSSFANQNNALGMIVPRSGDERECFVNRAMELGAPGFMDEKLARILAEEAEPRLDELKSLGLRFRQNEQGDMKRFPVCGDPSGRAVIFEDLGHAHQQFARQIQDKITHMPATIQGLTPHEGRCVGAWGVDDKGRTVTIAATATILALGGPAPLYPAHSAGPGNPGISLGLLREAGVATANTGFLQFMWFDDGGQFVNVGALPMQATVAGKTGPEPEMRALRSTHCPAFHFHKDNTVDRWLLHGADQQGNVMVRIDGETRAMRLTAHAGNGGAVVDEHGATSLPGLFAVGECATGMHGANRLGGAMVAATQVFGRRAGLAAVRHAKASERPRKKAIQSQMEGAVADNGYSPTPHSEIAQGLQRHALFMAGPGMENFIERLRKLSASPDRLTALQALATLEVTTGMAAAYSASRPRP; translated from the coding sequence ATGGGCCGCGCATTGCGCTACACTGAACTCATGCATGTGCATTCCTGCGACATACTCATTCTCGGCGCCGGCCTTTCGGGTCTGCGCGCTGCGTGGTCGATCACTGAGCAAAACCCGGAAATCTCCGTTACGCTCGTCTCCGCCAACGACGGCCCGTCCGGTTCGTCCTTTGCCAACCAAAACAACGCTCTGGGCATGATCGTTCCCCGCTCCGGTGACGAACGAGAATGTTTCGTGAACCGGGCCATGGAATTGGGGGCTCCCGGCTTCATGGACGAAAAACTGGCACGAATTCTGGCGGAAGAGGCTGAACCGCGCCTTGATGAACTCAAATCCCTGGGGCTGCGGTTCCGGCAGAATGAACAGGGAGACATGAAACGGTTCCCTGTTTGCGGCGACCCGAGCGGACGCGCCGTTATCTTCGAGGACCTCGGGCACGCTCACCAACAATTCGCAAGGCAAATCCAAGACAAAATAACGCACATGCCAGCCACCATACAGGGGCTCACCCCTCATGAGGGACGATGCGTGGGCGCATGGGGCGTGGACGACAAGGGACGCACCGTTACCATTGCGGCCACGGCCACCATACTGGCCCTCGGCGGCCCGGCTCCGCTCTACCCGGCCCACTCGGCAGGACCGGGCAATCCCGGCATATCGTTGGGTCTGCTGCGCGAGGCGGGCGTGGCAACGGCCAACACAGGCTTTTTGCAATTCATGTGGTTTGACGACGGGGGACAATTCGTAAACGTGGGCGCACTACCCATGCAAGCCACCGTGGCCGGAAAAACAGGTCCGGAACCCGAAATGCGCGCCCTGCGTTCCACCCATTGCCCGGCCTTTCATTTTCACAAGGACAACACCGTGGACCGATGGCTGCTGCACGGGGCCGACCAGCAAGGCAACGTCATGGTGCGGATAGACGGGGAAACGCGCGCAATGCGACTGACCGCCCATGCGGGCAACGGCGGAGCCGTGGTGGATGAGCATGGTGCGACCAGCCTGCCCGGACTGTTCGCCGTGGGTGAATGCGCCACGGGCATGCACGGGGCCAACCGGCTGGGCGGAGCCATGGTCGCTGCCACGCAGGTGTTCGGCCGCAGGGCCGGACTGGCAGCGGTACGCCATGCAAAAGCATCCGAACGTCCCCGAAAGAAGGCGATACAATCGCAGATGGAGGGTGCTGTTGCCGACAACGGATACAGCCCCACTCCCCATTCCGAGATAGCACAGGGGCTGCAACGCCATGCCCTGTTCATGGCCGGACCGGGCATGGAAAATTTCATTGAACGCCTCAGGAAATTGAGCGCAAGCCCGGACAGACTCACCGCATTGCAGGCCCTTGCCACCCTTGAGGTGACCACCGGCATGGCCGCGGCATACAGCGCCTCGAGACCCCGGCCGTAA